A DNA window from Mesorhizobium sp. C432A contains the following coding sequences:
- a CDS encoding cyclopropane-fatty-acyl-phospholipid synthase family protein, protein MNILLKRVLDRLVRTGNLKVTGPKGSTVVFGDGSGEPVHMHIKTAHAERAITFDPMLAVPEAYMDGELDIIEGGVLGMMRIAFQNMGSGGIDATWSKAIEGLRHAFRRLQQINTASRARRNVQRHYDLSGDLYRLFLDDDMQYSCAYFEQPDMTLDEAQMAKKRHIAAKLRLKAGQTVLDIGSGWGGLGLYLAKAFDVDVQGVTLSTEQHGVATDRAHAQGLQDRVHFDLKDYRELNERFDRIVSVGMFEHVGVNHFRTFFDKSATLLKPDGVMLLHTIGRSGVPWATSAFIRKYIFPGGYIPSLSEVMPAIEKSGLVVTDIEILRLHYADTLKHWGQRFAANRDKAKAIYDERFCRMWEFYLAASEAAFRWQDLVIFQIQIAKKNDTLPMTRDYMAKCEKALEMREMGHRQEAAAAEPAVARSVPARSVAVRSVAAKPARRRKVADRE, encoded by the coding sequence ATGAATATTCTGTTGAAGCGCGTTCTCGACCGCCTGGTGCGTACGGGCAATCTGAAAGTCACCGGGCCGAAGGGCTCGACAGTGGTTTTCGGCGACGGCAGCGGCGAGCCGGTGCATATGCACATCAAGACCGCGCATGCCGAGCGCGCCATTACCTTCGATCCGATGCTGGCCGTGCCGGAAGCCTATATGGACGGCGAACTCGACATCATCGAGGGCGGCGTACTGGGTATGATGCGCATCGCCTTCCAGAACATGGGCAGCGGCGGTATCGACGCCACCTGGTCGAAGGCCATCGAGGGTCTGCGCCACGCCTTTCGCCGCCTGCAGCAGATCAACACCGCATCACGGGCGCGCCGCAACGTGCAGCGCCACTATGATTTGTCGGGTGACCTCTACCGGCTCTTCCTAGACGACGACATGCAGTATTCCTGCGCCTATTTCGAACAGCCGGACATGACGCTCGACGAGGCGCAGATGGCCAAGAAACGCCATATCGCCGCCAAGCTCAGGCTAAAGGCCGGCCAGACCGTGCTCGATATCGGCTCCGGCTGGGGTGGGCTCGGCCTCTATCTCGCCAAGGCTTTCGATGTCGACGTGCAAGGCGTGACGCTGTCGACCGAGCAGCACGGCGTCGCCACCGACCGGGCGCATGCGCAAGGCTTGCAGGACCGCGTGCATTTCGACCTCAAGGACTACCGCGAACTCAACGAACGCTTCGACCGCATCGTCTCGGTCGGCATGTTCGAGCATGTCGGCGTCAACCACTTCCGCACTTTCTTCGACAAGTCGGCGACGCTGTTGAAGCCGGACGGCGTCATGCTCTTGCACACGATCGGCCGCTCCGGCGTGCCGTGGGCGACCAGCGCCTTCATCCGCAAGTACATTTTTCCGGGCGGCTACATTCCTTCGCTGTCGGAGGTGATGCCGGCGATCGAGAAGTCGGGCCTTGTAGTCACCGACATCGAGATTCTGCGGCTGCACTATGCCGATACGCTGAAGCATTGGGGCCAGCGCTTTGCCGCCAACCGGGACAAGGCCAAGGCCATCTATGACGAGCGCTTCTGCAGGATGTGGGAGTTCTATCTGGCGGCTTCGGAAGCCGCCTTCCGCTGGCAGGATCTGGTGATCTTCCAGATCCAGATCGCCAAGAAGAACGACACGCTGCCGATGACGCGCGACTACATGGCCAAATGTGAAAAGGCGCTCGAAATGCGCGAAATGGGGCATCGTCAGGAGGCGGCGGCCGCCGAGCCTGCTGTCGCCAGGTCTGTGCCTGCCAGGTCCGTTGCTGTCAGGTCCGTTGCGGCCAAGCCAGCGCGCCGTCGCAAGGTGGCGGATCGCGAATAA
- a CDS encoding acyl carrier protein: MSDTAERVKKIVIEHLGVDADKVTEQASFIDDLGADSLDTVELVMAFEEEFGVEIPDDAAETILTVGDAVKYIDKASA, encoded by the coding sequence ATGAGTGACACCGCAGAGCGCGTCAAGAAGATCGTCATCGAACATCTTGGCGTCGATGCCGACAAGGTGACGGAGCAGGCGAGCTTCATCGATGATCTGGGCGCGGACAGCCTCGACACGGTCGAACTCGTCATGGCCTTCGAAGAAGAGTTCGGCGTCGAGATTCCGGACGATGCGGCCGAGACCATCCTGACCGTCGGCGATGCCGTGAAGTACATCGACAAGGCTTCGGCCTGA
- the fabG gene encoding 3-oxoacyl-[acyl-carrier-protein] reductase translates to MFELTGRKALVTGASGGIGEAIARVLHAQGAIVGLHGTRVEKLETLAGELGDRVKLFPANLADRDEVKALGQKAEAELEGVDILVNNAGITKDGLFVRMADADWDSVLEVNLTAVFRLTRELTHPMMRRRHGRIINITSVVGVTGNPGQTNYCASKAGMIGFSKSLAQEIATRNITVNCVAPGFIESAMTDKLNDKQKDAIMAAIPTRRMGTSVEVASAVAYLASNEAAYVTGQTIHVNGGMAMI, encoded by the coding sequence ATGTTCGAACTGACCGGCCGCAAGGCGCTCGTCACCGGCGCATCGGGCGGCATTGGCGAGGCGATTGCCCGGGTGCTGCATGCGCAAGGCGCCATTGTCGGCTTGCACGGCACCCGCGTCGAGAAACTGGAGACCCTGGCCGGCGAACTCGGCGACCGGGTAAAGCTGTTCCCGGCCAATCTTGCCGACCGTGACGAGGTCAAGGCGCTTGGCCAGAAGGCCGAAGCCGAACTCGAAGGCGTCGACATACTGGTCAACAATGCCGGCATCACCAAGGACGGCCTGTTCGTGCGCATGGCGGACGCGGATTGGGACAGCGTGCTGGAGGTGAACCTCACCGCCGTGTTCCGGCTGACCCGCGAGCTGACCCATCCGATGATGCGCCGCCGCCATGGCCGCATCATCAACATCACCTCGGTGGTCGGCGTCACCGGCAATCCTGGCCAGACCAATTATTGCGCCTCCAAGGCCGGCATGATCGGCTTTTCCAAGTCGCTGGCGCAGGAGATCGCCACCCGCAACATCACCGTCAACTGCGTCGCCCCGGGCTTTATCGAATCGGCCATGACCGACAAGCTCAACGACAAGCAGAAAGACGCGATAATGGCCGCGATCCCGACGCGCCGCATGGGCACGAGTGTTGAAGTGGCGTCGGCCGTCGCCTATCTCGCCTCCAACGAGGCAGCCTACGTCACCGGCCAGACCATCCATGTGAACGGTGGCATGGCCATGATCTGA
- a CDS encoding LTA synthase family protein, which yields MARIRKGATVPAPQFLEDDPSTGYLPGRRWPVIRYGLVTLLASAILVFAIEWIVRGDFFGTVDFFLQPFKPGWTTIIVFALVLMGLDAVLGRSHQSLMIVAPLTLALAFVGHQKSHYLGDPLYPTDFLYSRQIMALMPLLVRERPWTALAMAVGIVAGLSLLIYGWRLWRRKVPILSRKGRLARLTLAVPLLAFFVSIMDYATFSWTRDRLQIIPIMWDQKENYASNGFALAFALNVPMAHVSAPAGYSDKAIDAIDRPAVAASVPDEKPDIIVVMSESFWDPTKLPGVTITPDPIPNVRALRSGYMFSPEFGGMTANIEFEALTGFSNAFLPAGSIPYQQYVRTPTPSLATFLKSEGYRARAIHPGTNWFWNRGAVYADFGFNDFRSEETLPPLEKRGPLASDASMTDEIIAEADASERPVFFFAVSLQNHGPYEPYRYYNPTHKVAAPISTWARESLLSYAEGSADADRGLERLIEWAKKRDRPTVIAFFGDHLPPLGPVYVETGYLKDNVAPRKEPTPAAALEHHQTPLVIWSNRTGPAQDMGAVSPAFLPYHILTTAGITHPYYTGFLGALRERYRVVDRNLLLTPSGEATPDWARQKDVDPAINDYRLLQYDMMFGKRKAAPDFFPETINGGTPAYELMPGLYPTLRRQDAVRSMRYPCLPAKLLYRRPQSAGPCWGLNGGPEVLPKTFV from the coding sequence GTGGCTAGGATCAGGAAGGGCGCGACCGTACCCGCGCCACAGTTCTTGGAAGACGATCCGTCCACCGGCTACCTGCCGGGGCGCAGATGGCCGGTCATCCGCTACGGTCTGGTCACGCTGCTTGCCTCCGCCATCCTGGTGTTCGCCATCGAATGGATCGTGCGCGGCGACTTCTTCGGCACGGTCGACTTCTTCCTGCAGCCATTCAAGCCGGGCTGGACCACCATCATTGTCTTTGCATTGGTGCTGATGGGACTGGACGCCGTGCTTGGCCGCAGTCACCAGAGCCTGATGATCGTGGCGCCGCTGACGCTGGCGCTGGCCTTTGTCGGGCATCAGAAGTCGCATTATCTCGGCGATCCGCTCTACCCAACCGATTTTCTTTATTCGCGCCAGATCATGGCACTGATGCCGCTCCTGGTGCGCGAACGGCCCTGGACGGCGCTCGCCATGGCGGTCGGCATCGTCGCCGGCCTGTCGCTGCTGATCTATGGCTGGCGGTTGTGGCGCCGCAAGGTTCCGATCCTCAGCCGCAAAGGGCGGCTGGCGCGGCTGACGCTGGCAGTGCCGCTGCTCGCCTTCTTCGTCTCAATCATGGACTACGCCACCTTCTCGTGGACCCGCGACCGGCTGCAGATCATCCCGATCATGTGGGACCAGAAGGAGAACTACGCCTCCAACGGGTTTGCGCTGGCCTTCGCGCTCAACGTGCCGATGGCGCATGTCTCGGCGCCGGCGGGCTATTCCGACAAGGCGATCGACGCGATCGACAGGCCTGCTGTGGCGGCCTCGGTACCGGATGAGAAACCCGACATCATCGTGGTGATGAGCGAATCTTTCTGGGATCCGACCAAGCTGCCCGGCGTCACAATCACGCCTGACCCGATCCCCAATGTGAGGGCGCTGCGTTCCGGCTATATGTTTTCGCCGGAATTCGGCGGCATGACCGCCAACATCGAATTCGAGGCGCTGACCGGCTTTTCCAATGCCTTCCTGCCGGCGGGCTCGATCCCCTACCAGCAATATGTGCGCACGCCGACGCCGTCGCTGGCGACCTTCCTGAAAAGCGAGGGCTACCGGGCGCGCGCCATCCATCCGGGCACCAACTGGTTCTGGAACAGGGGCGCCGTCTATGCCGATTTCGGCTTCAACGATTTCCGCTCGGAAGAGACGCTGCCGCCACTGGAAAAGCGCGGGCCGCTGGCTTCCGATGCCTCGATGACCGACGAGATCATCGCAGAGGCCGACGCCAGCGAGCGGCCGGTGTTCTTCTTCGCCGTCAGCCTGCAGAACCACGGTCCCTACGAGCCGTACCGCTATTACAATCCGACCCACAAGGTCGCGGCGCCGATCAGCACATGGGCGCGGGAATCGCTGCTCAGCTATGCCGAAGGCTCCGCCGATGCCGATCGCGGCCTCGAGCGGCTGATCGAATGGGCGAAGAAGCGCGACCGGCCGACGGTCATCGCCTTCTTCGGCGACCATCTGCCGCCGCTCGGCCCCGTCTATGTCGAAACCGGTTACCTGAAGGACAATGTCGCGCCGCGCAAGGAACCGACGCCGGCGGCGGCACTGGAGCATCATCAGACGCCGCTGGTCATCTGGTCTAACCGCACCGGTCCGGCGCAGGATATGGGCGCCGTGAGCCCGGCCTTCCTGCCCTACCACATCCTGACAACGGCCGGGATCACGCACCCCTACTACACCGGCTTCCTGGGCGCGCTGCGCGAACGCTATCGCGTCGTCGACCGCAATCTGCTTTTGACACCGTCAGGTGAGGCCACGCCGGACTGGGCGCGGCAGAAGGACGTTGATCCGGCGATCAACGATTACCGCTTGCTGCAATACGACATGATGTTCGGCAAGCGTAAGGCGGCTCCGGACTTCTTCCCCGAAACGATCAACGGTGGTACCCCCGCATACGAGTTGATGCCTGGTCTTTATCCAACCCTGCGACGCCAGGACGCTGTCCGGAGCATGCGTTACCCTTGCCTTCCAGCCAAATTGCTATATAGACGCCCGCAATCTGCCGGTCCTTGCTGGGGGCTGAACGGAGGGCCGGAGGTTTTACCCAAAACCTTCGTGTGA
- the rpsF gene encoding 30S ribosomal protein S6: protein MALYEHVFLARQDLSQQQVDALVEQYKGVISANGGSVGRVENWGLKSLTYRVNKNRKAYYTLMDLNCPPAALNEMERQMGLSEDVLRFLTVKVEAHEEGPSAMMQKREERSERGGFGDRDRGDRGPRSFGDRDRGDRGDRPPRSFGDAGGDRGPRRPREGVEGGAE from the coding sequence ATGGCTCTATACGAACATGTGTTCCTTGCCCGGCAGGACCTCTCGCAGCAGCAGGTCGATGCGCTTGTCGAACAGTACAAGGGCGTCATCTCCGCAAATGGCGGGTCCGTCGGCCGGGTCGAGAACTGGGGACTGAAGTCCCTCACCTACCGGGTCAACAAGAACCGGAAGGCTTACTACACGCTTATGGACCTCAACTGCCCGCCGGCAGCGCTCAACGAGATGGAGCGCCAGATGGGCCTGTCCGAGGACGTGCTGCGTTTCCTGACCGTCAAGGTCGAGGCGCATGAGGAAGGCCCGTCGGCCATGATGCAGAAGCGCGAAGAGCGCTCGGAACGCGGCGGCTTCGGCGACCGCGACCGTGGTGATCGTGGTCCGCGCTCGTTCGGCGACCGTGATCGCGGCGACCGTGGCGATCGTCCGCCGCGCTCATTTGGCGACGCCGGTGGCGATCGTGGTCCGCGCCGTCCGCGCGAAGGCGTTGAAGGAGGTGCAGAATAA
- the rpsR gene encoding 30S ribosomal protein S18, which yields MVDINQIPTRRPFHRRRKTCPFSGANAPKIDYKDVRLLQRYISERGKIVPSRITAVSQKKQRELAKAIKRARFLGLLPYVVR from the coding sequence ATGGTCGACATCAATCAGATCCCGACCCGGCGCCCGTTCCATCGCCGCCGCAAGACCTGCCCGTTCTCCGGCGCCAACGCGCCCAAGATCGACTACAAGGACGTGCGTCTTCTGCAGCGCTACATTTCCGAGCGCGGCAAGATCGTGCCGTCGCGCATCACCGCCGTCAGCCAGAAGAAGCAGCGCGAACTCGCCAAGGCGATCAAGCGCGCCCGCTTCCTCGGCCTGCTGCCCTACGTGGTTCGCTAA
- the fabF gene encoding beta-ketoacyl-ACP synthase II yields MRRVVVTGLGLVSPFGMGFEHSWKELLTGRSAAKRVTEFEVEDLACKIAHVIPRGDGTNGTLNPEAVLEPKELRKIGDFILYGIAAADEALKDSGWEPSTEAERCATGVMIGSGIGGLEGIAENAIILKERGPRRISPFFIPGNIINLVSGQVSIRHGLKGPNHAVVTACSTGAHAIGDAARLIIFGDADVMLAGGAESPVTRLSLAGFAACRALSTDRNDTPEKASRPYDRDRDGFVMGEGAGVVVLEELEHAKARGAKIYAEVTGYGLTGDAYHITAPAEDGDGAFRCMTAALNRAKLTPADVDYINAHGTSTMADTIELGAVERLVGNAASKISMSSTKSSIGHLLGAAGAAEAIFSILAIRDNIAPATINLDNPERETAIDLVPNTPRHRQVDVALSNSFGFGGTNASLVFQRYTG; encoded by the coding sequence ATGAGGCGTGTCGTCGTCACGGGCCTTGGCCTGGTTTCGCCGTTCGGCATGGGCTTCGAGCACAGCTGGAAGGAACTTCTGACCGGCCGCAGCGCCGCCAAGCGCGTCACCGAGTTCGAAGTGGAAGATCTTGCCTGCAAGATCGCCCACGTCATTCCTCGCGGTGACGGCACCAACGGCACGCTCAATCCCGAAGCCGTGCTCGAGCCCAAGGAACTTCGCAAGATCGGCGACTTCATCCTTTACGGGATTGCGGCCGCCGACGAAGCGCTGAAGGATTCCGGCTGGGAGCCCAGCACCGAAGCCGAGCGCTGCGCCACCGGCGTCATGATCGGCTCCGGCATTGGCGGCCTCGAGGGCATCGCCGAGAACGCTATCATCCTGAAAGAGCGCGGACCGCGCCGTATCAGTCCATTCTTCATTCCCGGCAACATTATCAACCTGGTATCTGGCCAGGTATCGATCCGGCATGGGCTGAAAGGCCCCAACCACGCCGTCGTCACCGCCTGCTCGACCGGCGCGCACGCCATTGGCGATGCCGCCCGGCTGATCATCTTCGGCGATGCCGACGTGATGCTGGCCGGCGGCGCGGAATCGCCGGTGACCAGACTATCGCTTGCCGGCTTCGCTGCTTGCCGGGCACTGTCCACCGACCGCAACGACACGCCTGAGAAGGCCTCGCGTCCCTATGACCGCGACCGTGACGGCTTCGTCATGGGCGAGGGCGCCGGCGTCGTGGTGCTGGAAGAACTCGAACACGCCAAGGCGCGCGGCGCCAAGATCTATGCCGAGGTCACCGGCTACGGCCTGACCGGCGATGCCTATCACATCACCGCACCGGCCGAAGACGGCGACGGCGCCTTCCGCTGCATGACGGCGGCGCTGAACCGGGCCAAGCTGACGCCCGCCGACGTCGACTACATCAACGCGCACGGCACCTCGACCATGGCCGACACGATCGAACTCGGCGCCGTCGAGCGGCTGGTCGGCAACGCCGCCTCGAAAATCTCGATGTCGTCGACCAAGTCGTCGATCGGCCATCTCCTGGGTGCCGCGGGCGCCGCCGAGGCGATCTTTTCGATCCTCGCTATCAGAGACAACATCGCGCCAGCCACCATCAATCTTGACAACCCGGAACGCGAAACCGCGATCGATCTTGTTCCGAACACGCCACGGCATCGCCAGGTCGACGTGGCGCTGTCCAACTCCTTCGGCTTCGGCGGCACCAACGCTTCGCTGGTATTCCAGCGTTATACAGGCTGA
- a CDS encoding small ribosomal subunit Rsm22 family protein, with protein sequence MELPASLRQGVERLLETIPLAVLRQAAKTLSDRYRAELRDGRLHMAEEMAVKAYLATRLPATYAAVRAGLDELAYARPDFQPTSLLDVGAGPGTVLWATTDLWPDLEEAVLVEASAAVRKVGQSLALDTIATRMDWRAGDVTIDLADLKPADLVTCAYVLDEIAPASLPKLVGRLWQLTGDTLLIVEPGTPAGWQRILAVRRQLLEAGAHVLAPCPHEAPCPLEPPDWCHFSRRVARSRRHRLAKDADVPWEDEKFIYVAASRQAAPVRQPRVIAPPKSGSGKVLLKLCQPDGGAGETLFTKREGELFKAARRLDWGDTLDGRSG encoded by the coding sequence GTGGAACTCCCCGCCTCGCTGCGACAAGGCGTCGAGCGCCTGCTCGAAACGATACCGCTGGCGGTGCTGCGCCAGGCGGCGAAGACGCTGTCTGACCGCTACCGCGCCGAATTGCGCGACGGCCGCCTGCACATGGCCGAAGAGATGGCGGTAAAAGCCTATCTGGCGACGCGGCTGCCGGCGACCTACGCGGCGGTACGGGCCGGTCTCGACGAACTCGCCTATGCGCGGCCCGATTTCCAGCCAACGAGCTTGCTCGATGTCGGCGCCGGTCCTGGCACGGTGCTTTGGGCCACTACAGACCTGTGGCCCGACCTCGAAGAGGCGGTTCTGGTTGAAGCAAGCGCCGCGGTGCGCAAGGTTGGCCAGTCGCTCGCCCTTGATACCATCGCCACCAGGATGGACTGGCGCGCCGGCGACGTGACCATCGACCTTGCCGATCTCAAGCCTGCCGATCTGGTCACCTGCGCCTATGTGCTGGACGAGATCGCGCCGGCATCGCTGCCGAAGCTTGTCGGCCGGCTCTGGCAGTTGACCGGCGACACACTGCTGATCGTCGAGCCCGGCACACCGGCCGGCTGGCAGCGCATCCTGGCAGTGCGCAGGCAATTGCTGGAGGCCGGGGCGCACGTGCTGGCGCCTTGTCCGCATGAGGCGCCCTGCCCGCTTGAGCCGCCCGACTGGTGCCATTTTTCGCGCCGCGTCGCCCGCTCGCGCCGGCACCGCCTGGCCAAGGACGCCGACGTGCCGTGGGAGGACGAGAAATTCATCTACGTCGCGGCGTCGCGGCAAGCCGCGCCTGTACGTCAGCCGCGCGTGATTGCGCCGCCGAAATCGGGCTCCGGCAAGGTGCTGCTCAAACTGTGCCAGCCGGATGGCGGCGCCGGCGAGACACTTTTCACCAAGCGCGAGGGCGAGCTGTTCAAGGCAGCGCGGCGGCTGGACTGGGGCGATACATTGGACGGAAGAAGCGGGTAA
- the mltG gene encoding endolytic transglycosylase MltG — MNTNPGGSGQFGQNQQTGPIVPKTAAEALRPEAGTPPPKRSRASRSQVVVFMNFVISAVMLMILAAGVSLYFGKQAFNEPGPSVAGDTFLVKPSTGVQDIADQLERRGLISDARIFRIAVRVYGNDSALKAGEYEIKPRASMRDIMELLKSGKSVMYSLTIPEGLTVEQALQRIAEQDALTGDMPAAKPAEGSLATDTLRFTRGATRQQMVDKLLADQKKLVDEVWQRRAPDLPLANVDDFVTLASIVEKETGRGDERSRVAAVFLNRLAKGMRLQSDPTIIYGLFGGKGKPADRPIYQSDIQKQTPYNTYLINGLPPTPIANPGRAALEAVANPSKTDDLYFVADGTGGHVFATTLAEHNENVARYRALQKKEAEDAAKGAKTPGQTDAPADGNDNGDASGDAAGDSGDAGDRGAAQ; from the coding sequence ATGAACACCAATCCGGGCGGCAGCGGACAATTCGGACAAAACCAGCAGACCGGCCCGATCGTGCCGAAGACCGCGGCCGAAGCTTTGCGCCCGGAAGCCGGCACACCACCACCAAAGCGCTCGCGCGCCTCGCGCAGCCAAGTCGTCGTGTTCATGAACTTCGTCATCTCCGCGGTGATGTTGATGATCCTCGCCGCCGGCGTTTCGCTCTATTTCGGCAAGCAGGCATTCAACGAACCGGGCCCGTCGGTGGCCGGCGACACCTTCCTGGTCAAGCCGAGCACCGGCGTCCAGGATATTGCCGACCAGCTCGAACGGCGTGGGCTGATCAGCGATGCCCGCATCTTCCGCATCGCCGTGCGGGTCTATGGCAATGATTCAGCGCTGAAGGCAGGCGAATACGAGATAAAGCCGCGCGCCTCCATGCGCGACATCATGGAGCTTCTGAAGAGCGGCAAGTCGGTGATGTATTCGCTGACCATTCCCGAGGGCCTGACGGTCGAGCAGGCGCTGCAGCGCATCGCCGAGCAGGATGCGCTGACCGGCGACATGCCGGCCGCCAAGCCGGCTGAGGGCAGCCTCGCCACCGACACGCTGCGCTTTACCCGCGGCGCCACGCGCCAACAGATGGTCGACAAGCTGCTCGCCGACCAGAAGAAGCTGGTCGACGAGGTCTGGCAGCGGCGCGCGCCCGACCTGCCTCTGGCCAATGTCGACGACTTCGTCACCTTGGCCTCCATTGTCGAAAAGGAAACCGGCCGGGGCGACGAGCGCTCGCGCGTTGCCGCCGTCTTCCTCAACCGTCTGGCCAAGGGCATGCGGCTGCAATCCGATCCGACCATCATCTACGGCCTGTTCGGCGGCAAGGGCAAACCCGCCGACCGGCCGATTTATCAGTCTGACATCCAGAAACAGACGCCTTACAACACCTATCTGATCAACGGCCTGCCGCCGACGCCGATCGCCAATCCCGGCCGCGCCGCGCTCGAAGCCGTCGCCAACCCGTCGAAGACCGATGATCTCTATTTCGTCGCCGACGGCACCGGCGGCCACGTCTTTGCCACCACGCTTGCCGAGCACAATGAGAACGTTGCCCGCTACCGGGCACTGCAGAAGAAGGAGGCTGAAGACGCCGCCAAGGGCGCCAAGACTCCGGGCCAGACCGATGCACCGGCGGATGGCAACGACAACGGTGACGCAAGTGGCGATGCCGCCGGTGACAGCGGTGATGCCGGCGATAGGGGTGCCGCCCAATAG
- the rplI gene encoding 50S ribosomal protein L9, producing the protein MQVILLERVSRLGQMGDTVKVKDGFARNFLLPQGKALRANEANKKKFEGQRAQLEARNLERKSEASQVAEKLDGKSFIAVRSAGETGQLYGSVSTRDIADLLTAEGFSVNRNQIQLNQPIKTIGVTNVAIALHPEVEVTISLNIARTADEAERQAKGETLTTAEAIYGDDINDNARPENFFDPNTEFEGGEEDNA; encoded by the coding sequence ATGCAAGTGATTCTTCTCGAACGCGTTTCCCGCCTCGGCCAGATGGGTGATACCGTCAAGGTCAAGGACGGCTTTGCCCGCAACTTCCTCTTGCCGCAGGGCAAGGCGCTGCGCGCCAACGAAGCCAACAAGAAGAAGTTCGAAGGGCAGCGCGCGCAGCTCGAAGCCCGCAACCTCGAGCGCAAGTCGGAAGCCAGCCAGGTTGCCGAAAAGCTCGACGGCAAGAGCTTCATCGCCGTACGTTCGGCCGGCGAGACAGGCCAGCTCTACGGTTCGGTGTCGACCCGCGACATCGCCGACCTGCTGACCGCCGAAGGGTTCTCGGTCAACCGCAACCAGATCCAGCTCAACCAGCCGATCAAGACTATCGGCGTCACCAATGTGGCGATTGCGCTGCATCCGGAAGTCGAGGTCACCATCAGCCTCAACATCGCCCGCACGGCCGACGAAGCCGAGCGCCAGGCCAAGGGCGAGACGCTGACCACCGCCGAAGCCATCTATGGCGATGACATCAACGACAACGCACGGCCGGAGAACTTCTTCGACCCGAACACCGAGTTCGAAGGCGGCGAAGAAGACAACGCCTGA
- the fabD gene encoding ACP S-malonyltransferase — MAVAFTFPGQGSQAVGMGKDLADAFPEARRVFEEVDDALGEKLSKLIWEGPEEALTLTANAQPALMAVSLAGIRSLEARGFSLKDKVAYVAGHSLGEYSALAAAGFVSVADAARLLRIRGNAMQAAVPAGEGAMAAIIGLEQPDVEAACTEAATGSGKVCQIANDNGGGQLVISGARAAVELAAKLCTEKGAKRALMLQVSAPFHSALMAPAADVMREALAGVTKNAPVVPVVSNVTVVPTSDPDEIARRLVEQITGRVRWRETVEWFGANGVATLFEIGAGKVLSGLARRISRDIATSAVGTPADVEAALAALA; from the coding sequence ATGGCCGTCGCATTCACCTTTCCGGGACAGGGCAGCCAGGCTGTCGGCATGGGCAAGGACCTCGCCGACGCCTTCCCCGAGGCACGCAGGGTGTTCGAGGAAGTCGATGATGCGCTGGGCGAAAAGCTGTCGAAACTGATCTGGGAAGGCCCGGAAGAGGCGCTGACCCTGACTGCCAATGCCCAGCCGGCGCTGATGGCGGTCTCGCTGGCGGGAATCCGCTCGCTGGAAGCGCGCGGCTTTTCGCTGAAGGACAAGGTTGCCTACGTTGCCGGTCATTCGCTCGGCGAATATTCCGCCCTTGCCGCGGCCGGTTTCGTTTCGGTCGCCGATGCCGCCCGGCTGCTGCGCATCCGCGGCAACGCCATGCAGGCGGCGGTGCCGGCCGGCGAGGGCGCTATGGCGGCGATCATCGGACTGGAACAGCCCGACGTCGAAGCCGCTTGCACCGAGGCCGCAACGGGATCCGGCAAGGTCTGCCAGATCGCCAACGACAATGGCGGCGGCCAGCTGGTGATCTCCGGCGCCAGGGCGGCGGTGGAACTCGCCGCGAAACTGTGCACCGAAAAGGGCGCCAAGCGGGCGCTGATGCTGCAGGTCTCCGCACCCTTCCATTCGGCGCTGATGGCGCCGGCGGCCGATGTCATGCGCGAGGCGCTGGCCGGCGTGACCAAGAATGCACCGGTGGTGCCCGTCGTCTCCAACGTCACTGTAGTCCCGACCAGCGACCCCGACGAGATCGCGCGCCGCCTGGTCGAGCAGATCACCGGCCGCGTGCGCTGGCGCGAAACGGTGGAGTGGTTCGGCGCCAATGGCGTCGCCACGCTCTTTGAGATCGGCGCCGGCAAGGTGCTTTCCGGCCTGGCGCGGCGGATCAGCCGCGACATCGCCACATCGGCCGTCGGCACGCCGGCCGATGTCGAGGCGGCGCTGGCCGCGCTTGCATAA